In a single window of the Podarcis raffonei isolate rPodRaf1 chromosome 14, rPodRaf1.pri, whole genome shotgun sequence genome:
- the BCL2A1 gene encoding bcl-2-related protein A1, producing MKRLKLLSSALKQPENHLKLYCRGQSLHFALCAHFSMENNQLQSVYTLVQDYLKHVCEDAELDAAPSRVAQVLARVAPSLQEDVEVKIKPLWRSIKISSVEEASGIFNQVMAQEFADGNTNWGRILTIFVFAGIIAKKLQQHGVPLTRENVEPICHCVTEFINTKATWISENGGWDNFLAKLGEEKSPWLALHYIKTKLISAFSFFSQYY from the exons ATGAAAAGGCTGAAGTTACTAAGTTCAGCTCTCAAGCAACCTGAAAATCATTTGAAGCTGTATTGTCGAGGTCAAAGCTTGCATTTTGCCCTCTGTGCTCATTTCTCAATGGAAAACAACCAGTTGCAGTCTGTTTACACTTTGGTCCAAGACTACTTGAAACACGTTTGTGAGGATGCTGAATTGGACGCTGCTCCGAGTCGAGTTGCCCAAGTTTTGGCAAGAGTAGCACCTTCGCTTCAGGAAGACGTGGAAGTGAAGATAAAGCCACTTTGGCGCTCCATCAAAATCAGTTCTGTCGAGGAGGCCAGCGGCATTTTCAACCAGGTGATGGCACAGGAATTTGCCGACGGGAACACCAACTGGGGACGGATTTTGACAATATTCGTCTTCGCGGGAATTATCGCAAAGAAGTTGCAACAGCACGGAGTTCCTTTGACAAGAGAAAACGTGGAACCGATTTGCCACTGTGTCACTGAATTTATAAACACCAAAGCTACGTGGATCAGCGAAAATGGAGGCTGG GACAACTTCCTTGCAAAGTTGGgtgaagagaagagtccctggctGGCCTTGCACTACATCAAGACAAAACTCATCTCCGCTTTCTCGTTCTTCAGTCAATATTACTGA